The Sylvia atricapilla isolate bSylAtr1 chromosome 3, bSylAtr1.pri, whole genome shotgun sequence genome has a window encoding:
- the MSH5 gene encoding mutS protein homolog 5 yields the protein MSATSATSCALPLPLGPEQEEQEEQEGSETHMSVLWYAGQLAITYYDTEDCSVYFMPEIPDNEDLKLLQKVIGELNPQCIVTSAKQDQNIANFLTNLTATAGDKDTGKPEIVLFPNIDFGLEVSKQRILSRQFPFIPSHMTASEKILYLSSVIPFESPLMIRALGGLLKFLDRRRVGVELEDSSTAVPILAFKKFVLSDTVNLDQDTYCVLQIFKSDIHPSVYKLSSGLKEGFSLYGILNRCRCKWGEKLLRLWLTRPTWNLTELNKRLDVINFFLQAQNHETVLTLQNCLKNIKNVPLILKRMTLSNTKVSDWQALYKTAYNAVCLRDTCRSLPDSIELFQTISRVFTDDLHYIANLISKVVDFEGSLSENRFIVRPNVDATIDEKKRKLMGLPAFLTEVAQKELETLDSHISWCSVTYIPLIGFLLAIERLPSMVDKTDFEIEGLDFMFLSEDKLYYRSARTKELDSLLGDLQSEIRDQETLIRHQLQTRILEKCEVLNSVIEYTAHLDVLLALAAMARENAYCRPRFTHRHGFHIKDGRHPLMELCAKTFVANPVDSGDGTRRIKIITGPNSSGKSVYLKQVGLIVFMALIGSYVPAAEAEIGVVDGIYTRIHSRESVSVGLSTFMIDLNQVAKAVNNATERSLVLIDEFGKGTNTLDGLSLLAAVLRYWIRQGTQCPQVFVSTNFHSLMQLELLPDTPLLEYLTMETHQDGEELIFFYQIKQGMSTISHAANIATLAGMPAKIIERGVEISELIRNGKPIKRLDDPSKGDRMEKCKSVVEKFLCIDLDDPQVDLEEFMSKEVLPSAASIL from the coding sequence ATGAGTGCCACATCAGCCACAAGCTGTGCCTTGCCACTGCCGCTTGGGCCTGAGCAAGAAGAGCAAGAGGAGCAAGAGGGCTCGGAGACACATATGTCTGTTCTGTGGTATGCAGGGCAGCTGGCAATTACTTACTATGATACAGAAGATTGCTCAGTCTACTTCATGCCTGAGATACCTGATAACGAAGACCTCAAGCTACTGCAGAAAGTGATTGGGGAACTTAACCCTCAATGCATAGTGACCAGTGCAAAACAGGACCAGAATATTGCCAACTTCCTGACCAACCTAACAGCTACTGCTGGTGATAAGGacacaggaaaaccagaaattgtCCTGTTTCCTAACATAGATTTTGGTCTAGAAGTCAGCAAGCAACGGATCTTATCTAGGCAATTTCCATTTATCCCATCCCATATGACTGCCTCTGAGAAAATTCTCTATTTGTCCTCAGTCATCCCTTTTGAGAGTCCACTCATGATACGAGCCTTAGGGGGCCTCCTTAAGTTTCTAGACAGAAGAAGGGTTGGAGTTGAACTCGAAGACAGCAGTACAGCAGTTCCTATTTTGGCCTTTAAAAAATTTGTGCTGTCAGATACTGTGAATCTGGACCAAGACACTTACTGTGTCCTGCAGATATTTAAAAGTGATATCCATCCTTCTGTGTACAAGCTATCCAGTGGATTAAAAGAAGGATTTAGCTTATATGGAATTTTAAACCGTTGCAGATGCAAATGGGGAGAAAAACTGCTGAGGTTGTGGCTCACACGACCTACCTGGAATCTGACAGAGCTGAACAAACGGCTGGATGTTATCAACTTCTTCCTGCAGGCTCAGAACCATGAAACAGTCCTCACTCTTCAAAACTGCCtcaagaatattaaaaatgtgccTCTTATTTTAAAGAGAATGACTCTTTCCAACACGAAAGTTAGTGACTGGCAAGCACTTTATAAGACAGCATACAATGCAGTGTGCCTTAGAGACACGTGTCGTTCTCTGCCTGACAGTATTGAACTTTTTCAGACTATTTCACGTGTTTTCACTGATGATCTGCACTACATTGCTAACCTAATAAGCAAAGTGGTAGACTTTGAAGGCAGCCTCTCAGAGAACCGCTTCATTGTTAGACCCAATGTAGATGCCACGATTGATGAGAAGAAACGAAAGCTGATGGGACTACCAGCCTTCCTTACAGAAGTAGCACAAAAAGAACTGGAGACTTTGGACAGTCATATTTCCTGGTGTTCTGTGACCTACATTCCTTTGATTGGGTTTCTTCTGGCCATTGAACGCCTACCAAGTATGGTAGATAAGACTGATTTTGAAATCGAAGGCTTGGACTTCATGTTTTTGTCAGAAGATAAACTGTATTACAGAAGTGCCCGGACCAAGGAGCTAGACAGCCTGCTGGGTGACTTGCAGTCTGAGATCAGAGACCAGGAAACACTCATCAGGCACCAGCTGCAGACAAGGATCTTGGAGAAGTGTGAAGTACTTAATAGTGTGATTGAGTACACTGCACacctggatgtgctgctggccTTGGCAGCGATGGCCCGGGAGAACGCCTACTGCCGACCTCGCTTTACTCACCGCCACGGCTTCCACATCAAGGACGGAAGACATCCACTCATGGAACTATGTGCAAAGACTTTTGTGGCCAATCCTGTGGACAGCGGCGATGGTACCAGACGAATAAAGATCATCACAGGGCCCAACTCTTCTGGAAAGAGTGTTTACTTAAAGCAAGTAGGTCTTATAGTGTTCATGGCTCTAATCGGCAGTTatgtccctgcagcagaggcagagattGGAGTAGTTGATGGGATTTACACAAGAATCCATAGTAGGGAATCAGTTTCTGTAGGGCTCTCCACATTCATGATTGATCTTAACCAGGTTGCCAAGGCTGTAAACAATGCCACAGAGAGGTCCCTGGTACTTATTGATGAGTTTGGTAAAGGGACCAACACACTAGATGGCCTGTCCCTTCTGGCTGCTGTCCTGAGGTACTGGATCAGACAAGGAACACAGTGTCCACAGGTCTTTGTCTCCACTAATTTTCACAGTTTAATGCAGCTAGAACTCCTGCCTGACACACCTCTTCTGGAGTACCTGACCATGGAGACCCATCAGGATGGAGAGGAGTTGATATTTTTCTATCAGATCAAACAGGGCATGTCCACCATTAGTCACGCTGCCAATATTGCTACATTAGCAGGAATGCCAGCCAAAATTATTGAAAGAGGAGTGGAAATATCAGAATTGATTCGCAATGGAAAACCTATCAAACGTCTTGATGATCCTTCAAAAGGTGATAGGATGGAAAAATGCAAGTCTGTTGTGGAAAAGTTTCTTTGCATAGACCTTGATGATCCCCAAGTGGACTTGGAAGAGTTCATGTCTAAAGAGGTGTTGCCTTCTGCAGCCTCAATCCTGTAG